GCATAAAGGTGGAGCTTATGCTCCACCTTTTTCTTTGTGCGCCAGGCATGGCGCGTAGCGCCTTGAGCGGCGCTGTTCCGGTCGTTTGTGGGAAGCCTTCCGGAGAATGGTTGTGGACGTCATACAGCCACGCACCTTAGGAGGCTGTCGGACTATCCATGAGATGAGCCGGCTGCATTTCGGCTGCTTGGCCCATATTTCAACTCCCTTTCAGCCCAGAGCTATGGCTATGAGTTCTCAAACGAGCCAAAATCTGATCTCAACCTTCCAAATTTTCGCTTCAGCCCGTAAAGCCCGACACCCTCCTAGCCGGTGGTCAGAAAATCGACCCATTCGACGGTGAGAGTCGCCACCTCGAATTCCATCTCCACTTTTCCTTTCAGCACATAAGGGCGATGCCGGGTCAGTTTTCGGCAAAAACGCTCATAGGCTTTGGGGAAGAAGGTCGCGTCGAAAATGGCGCTCGTATCTTCGAAAGAGACAAACTCCATCGGCCGTCCGTCCTTGTCCTGCACCGTCTTGGCCGTCACCCACCAGCCGATCATGGTCACGTAGCGACCCGCCCAACAGTGCATCTCGTCNNNNNNNNNNNNNNNNNNNNNNNNNNNGCCTGACCCGCTCCATCTCCCGGCGGTGGAGCTGCAGAGGATGGCAGGAGAGCAGCATTCCCAAGGT
The window above is part of the Desulfuromonas sp. TF genome. Proteins encoded here:
- a CDS encoding OB-fold nucleic acid binding domain-containing protein; its protein translation is DEMHCWAGRYVTMIGWWVTAKTVQDKDGRPMEFVSFEDTSAIFDATFFPKAYERFCRKLTRHRPYVLKGKVEMEFEVATLTVEWVDFLTTG